A stretch of DNA from Gymnodinialimonas sp. 57CJ19:
TACGTCGCATGCCGCTTTGCAGCCAGTGCATAGCGCCTAAAGGCCATGATCCGCTTGGAATTTCTTGCGAAGCGTCACGTAGCCGCCGTCATCAAGGAAGGCTTGCTCTGCATCGGTCGTGGTGCGGCCCAAGGGGCCGTTGCGGTAGGGAAAGCGGCCAAATCGCCTGATGATCTCTCGGTGAACACGGGCGTGAAGCGCGTTGTCGCCGGTTTCCATCCTTGTGTCCATCAGCTCGACGCAGGCGTCTTGGTGGTCGATGTTTTCCGAGTGCATGAACGGCATGTAGAAGAACTGACGCTCAGGCTCCGGCGTTTGACGGTCCCAGCCGTGGGCCATCGCCTGGCCCGAAACCTTAAGCGCTTTGCTATCGGTGGCGAAGGCCCGCGGATCATCGCGGAACATGTTGCGAGGGAACTGGTCCAACAAGATCAGCAACGCCAAGGCACCCGGCGCATCCGCTGCCCAGTTCGGCATGTAGCCGTCGTGGGCTGCCTGCCACACCTGACCGAATTGATCCCGG
This window harbors:
- a CDS encoding DUF924 family protein produces the protein MTHAADVLTFWLSAGPSKWYIQDDAFDQAIRDQFGQVWQAAHDGYMPNWAADAPGALALLILLDQFPRNMFRDDPRAFATDSKALKVSGQAMAHGWDRQTPEPERQFFYMPFMHSENIDHQDACVELMDTRMETGDNALHARVHREIIRRFGRFPYRNGPLGRTTTDAEQAFLDDGGYVTLRKKFQADHGL